Proteins encoded together in one Cryptomeria japonica unplaced genomic scaffold, Sugi_1.0 HiC_scaffold_386, whole genome shotgun sequence window:
- the LOC131070525 gene encoding polygalacturonase-like, whose product MARPGQNLHVKFFVLVALYLIIMAVEAQLITSLEEVLAYKIMVQWVAFTRAWNDACKASSATLNVAGGKTFLVNNIYFQGPCQPGFTFQKIRAAGSAHGTIDPPENPSSWKSTYVWWLFEHLQQFTLTGKGTIDGKGNYADESGKLNKTCKKRAIQFNDVKGSALSGLKVRNSPQFHVTLTNCDSVQIVGITIQAPESSPNTDGIDTFQSTNIVIKDSTIGTGDDCVGIGDGSSNININDITCGPGHGISIGSLGRGNTKAYVHSIHVNGAKLTLTTNGLRIKTWPVIESGAFSARRSERERQVDCGGGLPPPHGLILLSPVLSSWLVFLFMVSLSVLSLCCIYFLGVFRSLFLVRSALGL is encoded by the exons ATGGCTCGACCAGGTCAAAATCTTCATGTGAAATTTTTTGTCTTGGTGGCCttatatttgatcatcatggccGTTGAAGCCCAGTTAATCACATCTCTGGAAGAAGTTTTGGCGTACAAAATTATGGTGCAGTGGGTG GCGTTTACTCGTGCATGGAATGATGCTTGTAAAGCGTCGTCTGCAACTTTGAATGTAGCAGGTGGCAAGACTTTTCTGGTTAACAATATATATTTCCAGGGACCGTGTCAGCCTGGTTTCACATTTCAG AAAATCCGAGCAGCTGGAAGCGCACATGGAACTATTGATCCACCAGAAAATCCGAGCAGCTGGAAGAGCACATATGTGTGGTGGTTGTTCGAGCATCTTCAACAATTTACATTGACAGGGAAGGGCACTATTGACGGAAAAGGAA ATTATGCAGATGAATCAGGAAAACTTAATAAAACCTGTAAAAAGAGA GCCATTCAATTCAATGATGTGAAAGGGAGTGCACTGAGTGGACTGAAGGTGAGAAACAGTCCTCAATTTCATGTCACATTGACAAATTGTGACAGTGTCCAGATCGTGGGTATTACCATTCAGGCACCAGAAAGCAGCCCAAACACTGATGGAATTGATACGTTCCAATCCACAAACATAGTCATAAAAGATTCCACTATTGGAACAG GAGATGACTGTGTGGGGATAGGTGATGGGTCTTCAAATATTAACATCAATGATATCACATGCGGTCCAGGCCATGGAATAAG CATTGGAAGCCTTGGAAGAGGAAACACGAAAGCATATGTCCATTCGATTCACGTGAACGGCGCCAAGTTGACATTAACAACGAATGGATTAAGAATCAAGACATGGCCGGTGATAGAGTCGGGAGCTTTTTCGGCGCGCAGGTCTGAGCGGGAGCGACAAGTAGACTGTGGAGGAGGCCTCCCTCCTCCACATGGTTTGATTCTTCTCTCCCCTGTTTTATCTTCCTGGCTTGTTTTTCTTTTTATGGTTTCGCTTTCTGTGCTGTCTCTGTGTTGCATTTATTTCTTAGGCGTCTTCCGTAGTCTCTTTCTTGTGCGATCTGCTCTTGGTCTTTAA